CGGGCCCCGCGCGGGCCTCCTCGCCCTGGGAGCGTGACCCCGGTCCCCGCGGGCCGCCGCTCACTCTTGAACACGCGCCGCCGAGGCGCGCTTCAGGAGGACTCGAGCGCGGGTCCAGGACCGCTCGCGACGATGGCGCACGACCACTGCTTTCCGGAGACGAAGAAGGTCCGTATGACACAGAACCCCCAGGGCGACGTCGACGAGCAGGCCGCGCGCGAGAAGTTCCGCGCGGCGCTGAACCGCAAGGCGCAGGCCTCGCAGGCGCGGCAGGCGCACGAGGAGGGCCGGCTCAAGGTCAAGACCATGAGCGGCTCCGGCAACCGCAAGCGCCAGTTCCGCCGCAAGACCGGCTGACCGGAAACCGGTCCCGCGGCGCCCCGAGCGGACCCAGCGGCCGCGCCGTTCTCCCGTGAGGGGGAGCGGCGCGGCCGCCGTGTTGAGCGGAGCCGACGCCTCCGTTGCAGCCGTCCGTTCTTCGAGCGCACCTCTAGGTGGCTCCGCGAGGCTCGGAGCCCGTGCGGGACGTCCCGCACGGGTCCGGCCGGCCGGACCGGCCCGCCGTAACGGAGGAGACGACTGTGAGGCACAACCGATGAGGCGCGTCGTGATCACGGGGATCGGAGTCGTCGCGCCGGGGGGAGTGGGCACCAAGGAGTTCTGGTCGCTGCTGACGTCCGGCCGCACCGCCACCCGGGGCATCACCCTGTTCGACCCCGCGCAGTTCCGCTCGCGCATCGCCGCCGAGGTCGACTTCGACCCGGCGGCCCACGGCATCGGGGAGGAGGACGCGCAACGCCTGGACCGGGCCGCGCAGTTCGCCGTGGTCGGCGCCCGCGAGGCGCTGGCCGACAGCGGCCTCGCGGGCTCCCTCGACCCCCTGCGCACCGGTGTCACCCTGGGCAGCGCCGTCGGCTGCACGACCGGCCTCGACGTCGAGTACGCGAAGGTCAGCGACCACGGCTCCGCGTGGCTGGTCGACCACGAGCGGGCCGTGCCCCACCTCTACGACTTCTTCGTCCCCAGCTCGATGGCCGCCGAGGTGGCCTGGACCGCCGACGCCCAGGGGCCGGTGTCCATGGTCTCCACCGGCTGCACCTCCGGCCTCGACTCCGTCGGACACGCCGTCTCGGTGATCCGCGAGGGCTCCGCCGACATCATGGTCACCGGTGCCACCGAGGCGCCCATCTCGCCGATCTCCGTGGCCTGCTTCGACGCGATCCGCGCCACCAGCCCGCGCAACGACGACCCGGCGACCGCCTCGCGCCCCTTCGACCGCACCCGCAACGGATTCGTCCTCGGCGAGGGCTCGGCCGTTCTGATCATCGAGGAGCTGGAGCACGCCCGCCGCCGCGGCGCCCACGTGTACGCGGAGATCGCCGGCTTCGCCTCCCGCAGCAACGCCTACCACATGACCGGACTGCGCGCCGACGGCAAGGAGATGGCCGAGGCCATCCGGGCCGCCCTCGACGAGGCGCGGCTCGACGCGAGCGCCGTCGACTACATCAACGCCCACGGTTCGGGCACCAAGCAGAACGACCGCCACGAGACGGCCGCCTTCAAGCAGGCCCTGGGACAGCGCGCCCACGAAGTGCCGGTCAGTTCCATCAAGTCGATGATCGGGCACTCGCTCGGCGCGATCGGCTCCCTGGAAGTGGCCGCGAGCGCCCTGGCGATCGAGCACGACACCGTGCCGCCCACCGCCAACCTGCACGAGCCGGACCCCGCCTGCGACCTCGACTACACCCCGCTCACCGCCCGGGAACAGCGCACGGACACCGTGCTCACCGTCGGCAGCGGGTTCGGCGGCTTCCAGAGCGCCATGATCCTCACCCGCCCGCGCCTGGGAGAAGCAGCGTGAACACCATCACCCCGACCCGCGACGAGACGGCTGCCGAGACCGGCGGACGCGCGCGCACCGCCGTGGTCACCGGGATCGGCGTCGCCGCACCCAACGGCCTGGGCACCGAGGCCTGGTGGGCCGCCACCCTGCGCGGCGAGAGCGGCATCCGCCCGCTGACCCGGTTCGACGCCGGCCCCTACCCGGCCCGGCTCGCCGGCGAGGTGCCGGGATTCGTCGACGAGGACCACGTCCCCAGCCGTCTGCTCCCGCAGACCGACCGCGTCACCCGCCTCTCGCTGGCGGCCACCGCCGAGGCGTTCACGGACGCGGGCATCGACCCGGCCGACCTGCCGGAGTACGCGGCCGGCGTGGTCACCGCGAGCTCGGCCGGCGGCTTCGAGTTCGGCCAGCGGGAGCTGGAGGCGCTGTGGAGCAAGGGCGGCAACCACGTCAGCGCCTACCAGGCGTTCGCCTGGTTCTACGCCGTCAACTCCGGCCAGATCTCAATCAAGCACGGCCTGCGCGGCGCCAGCGGTGTCCTCGTCTCCGAACAGGCGGGCGGCCTCGACGCGGTCGCGCACGCCCGCCGGCACCTGAGCAGGGGAGCCCGGCTCGTCGTCACCGGGGGACTGGAGTCCGCCGTGTGCCCGTGGGGCTGGGCCGCCCATCTGGCCACCGGCGAGCTGAGCATCCGTGAGGACCCGGCCCGCGCCTACCTCCCCTTCGACGAGGACGCCGACGGGCACGTCGTCGGTGAGGGCGGCGCCCTGCTCGTCCTCGAGGACGCGGAATCCGCCCGCGCGCGCGGTGCCCGCGTCCACGGCACGGTCGCCGGTTGCGCCGCCACCTTCGACCCGGCCCCGGGCCGGGGCGGCCCCCGGCTGGCCGACGCGGCCCGCCTCGCGCTGGCGGACGCCGGGCTCACCACCGCGGACGTCGACGTCGTGTTCGCCGACGCGGCCGGCCGCCGGGACGCCGACCGGGCCGAGGCCGAGGCGCTCACCGACCTGTTCGGC
This sequence is a window from Streptomyces xanthii. Protein-coding genes within it:
- a CDS encoding DUF5302 domain-containing protein, with product MTQNPQGDVDEQAAREKFRAALNRKAQASQARQAHEEGRLKVKTMSGSGNRKRQFRRKTG
- a CDS encoding beta-ketoacyl-[acyl-carrier-protein] synthase family protein, with translation MRRVVITGIGVVAPGGVGTKEFWSLLTSGRTATRGITLFDPAQFRSRIAAEVDFDPAAHGIGEEDAQRLDRAAQFAVVGAREALADSGLAGSLDPLRTGVTLGSAVGCTTGLDVEYAKVSDHGSAWLVDHERAVPHLYDFFVPSSMAAEVAWTADAQGPVSMVSTGCTSGLDSVGHAVSVIREGSADIMVTGATEAPISPISVACFDAIRATSPRNDDPATASRPFDRTRNGFVLGEGSAVLIIEELEHARRRGAHVYAEIAGFASRSNAYHMTGLRADGKEMAEAIRAALDEARLDASAVDYINAHGSGTKQNDRHETAAFKQALGQRAHEVPVSSIKSMIGHSLGAIGSLEVAASALAIEHDTVPPTANLHEPDPACDLDYTPLTAREQRTDTVLTVGSGFGGFQSAMILTRPRLGEAA
- a CDS encoding ketosynthase chain-length factor; this encodes MTPTRDETAAETGGRARTAVVTGIGVAAPNGLGTEAWWAATLRGESGIRPLTRFDAGPYPARLAGEVPGFVDEDHVPSRLLPQTDRVTRLSLAATAEAFTDAGIDPADLPEYAAGVVTASSAGGFEFGQRELEALWSKGGNHVSAYQAFAWFYAVNSGQISIKHGLRGASGVLVSEQAGGLDAVAHARRHLSRGARLVVTGGLESAVCPWGWAAHLATGELSIREDPARAYLPFDEDADGHVVGEGGALLVLEDAESARARGARVHGTVAGCAATFDPAPGRGGPRLADAARLALADAGLTTADVDVVFADAAGRRDADRAEAEALTDLFGPYGVPVTAPKTMTGRLSAGGASLDLAAALLALRDQVVPPTTNVTRLAADCPLDLVTGAPRTGTALRTALVLARGRGGFNAATVVTAG